The Pseudomonas sp. R4-35-07 genome contains a region encoding:
- the pxpB gene encoding 5-oxoprolinase subunit PxpB → MKPRIEVVAIDCLMVRLFDVIAEANMPWMLAATQRLRSGFGGALVDLVPSYTTLMVHYDLATLAPAEARALIDQSLTDLQPLAQGGGRCHVLPVWYDLSVGPELALLAQRSGLAVAEVIRRHSTHLYQVFALGFAPGFAFMGLVDEVLATPRLSTPRKRVSAGSVGIAERQTAAYPVVSPGGWNLIGRTPAKLFDRERDGYSLMQPGDTVRFEAVSHAEFVNLGGDDTPLEAQA, encoded by the coding sequence ATGAAGCCACGGATTGAAGTGGTGGCCATCGACTGCCTGATGGTGCGGCTGTTCGATGTGATTGCCGAAGCCAACATGCCGTGGATGCTCGCCGCCACCCAGCGGTTGCGCAGCGGGTTCGGCGGTGCCTTGGTCGACCTGGTGCCGTCCTACACCACTTTGATGGTGCATTACGACCTCGCCACGCTGGCCCCGGCCGAGGCGCGGGCGTTGATCGACCAGTCGCTGACCGACCTGCAGCCCCTGGCCCAGGGCGGCGGCCGCTGCCATGTGCTGCCGGTGTGGTACGACCTGAGCGTCGGCCCGGAACTGGCCTTGCTGGCGCAGCGCAGTGGGCTTGCGGTGGCTGAAGTGATCCGTCGCCACAGCACTCACCTTTATCAAGTGTTCGCCCTCGGTTTCGCCCCCGGTTTTGCCTTTATGGGGCTGGTGGATGAAGTCCTCGCCACACCGCGCCTCAGCACCCCGCGCAAACGCGTGTCGGCCGGCAGCGTGGGGATTGCCGAGCGGCAAACCGCCGCCTATCCGGTGGTGTCCCCTGGTGGCTGGAACCTGATCGGGCGCACCCCGGCCAAACTGTTCGACCGCGAGCGCGATGGCTACAGCCTGATGCAGCCGGGCGACACGGTGCGCTTCGAGGCGGTCAGCCACGCGGAGTTCGTCAATCTGGGCGGCGATGACACGCCCTTGGAGGCACAGGCATGA
- a CDS encoding VWA domain-containing protein, protein MLLNLFNEMRAAKVPVSVRELLDLINALKQRVTFADMDEFYYLARAILVKDERHFDKFDRAFGAYFNGLEKLDDHLQALIPEEWLRKEFERSLSDEERAQIQSLGGLDKLIEEFKKRLEEQKERHAGGNKWIGTGGTSPFGSGGYNPEGIRVGDAGKRQGKAVKVWDQREYKNLDDQVELGTRNIKIALRRLRKFARQGAAEELDIDGTIDHTARDAGLLNIQMRPERRNTIKLLLLFDIGGSMDAHVKICEELFSACKTEFKHLEYFYFHNFVYESVWKNNQRRTSERTSTQDLLHKYGADYKVIFIGDASMAPYEITQAGGSVEHWNEEPGYVWMQRFMAKYKKLIWINPYPKDTWGYTASTGIVRELVEDQMYPLTLRGLEEGMRFLSK, encoded by the coding sequence ATGTTGCTCAACCTGTTCAATGAAATGCGGGCCGCCAAGGTACCGGTGTCGGTGCGCGAGCTGCTCGACCTGATCAACGCGCTGAAACAACGCGTGACCTTCGCCGACATGGACGAGTTCTACTACCTGGCGCGGGCGATCCTGGTCAAGGATGAACGGCATTTCGACAAGTTCGACCGGGCTTTCGGCGCCTACTTCAACGGCCTGGAAAAACTCGACGATCACCTGCAGGCGCTGATCCCCGAAGAGTGGCTGCGCAAGGAGTTCGAGCGCTCGCTGAGCGATGAAGAACGCGCGCAGATCCAGTCACTAGGCGGCCTCGACAAGCTGATCGAGGAATTCAAGAAACGCCTGGAAGAACAGAAAGAACGCCACGCGGGCGGCAACAAGTGGATCGGCACCGGCGGCACCAGCCCCTTCGGTTCCGGCGGCTACAACCCGGAAGGCATTCGCGTGGGTGACGCGGGCAAGCGTCAGGGCAAGGCGGTGAAGGTGTGGGACCAGCGCGAGTACAAGAATCTCGACGATCAGGTGGAACTCGGCACTCGCAACATCAAGATCGCCCTGCGCCGCCTGCGCAAGTTTGCCCGCCAGGGCGCGGCGGAAGAGCTGGACATCGATGGCACCATCGACCACACCGCGCGCGACGCCGGGCTGTTGAATATCCAGATGCGCCCCGAACGACGCAACACCATCAAGCTGTTGCTGCTGTTCGATATCGGCGGCTCGATGGACGCCCATGTGAAGATCTGCGAAGAGCTGTTCTCTGCCTGCAAGACCGAGTTCAAGCACCTGGAGTACTTCTACTTTCATAACTTCGTGTACGAGTCGGTGTGGAAGAACAACCAGCGCCGCACCTCGGAGCGCACCTCCACCCAGGACCTGCTGCACAAGTACGGCGCGGACTACAAAGTGATCTTTATCGGCGATGCGTCCATGGCGCCCTATGAAATTACCCAGGCCGGCGGCAGCGTCGAACACTGGAACGAGGAGCCTGGATATGTATGGATGCAACGGTTCATGGCCAAGTACAAGAAGCTGATCTGGATAAACCCGTATCCCAAGGATACCTGGGGTTATACGGCGTCGACGGGGATCGTGCGCGAGTTGGTGGAGGACCAGATGTACCCGCTGACGTTGCGCGGGTTGGAAGAAGGTATGCGTTTTCTCTCCAAGTGA
- a CDS encoding DUF2937 family protein: MLLSYLRLVLFAIGLLVGVQVPGFINDYAKRVEAHLIEAQTGLRGFESTAQQFFNGDMQALVAHYRASDDPVFQSDASSLGAMLDRQLELDKQFQAMQGPWYIRALQVAVAADPDIRLETWNGYSYQILLTPEAMGWGLGGAMLLSFGIECLYRLIDWVVLGGRRLRQSRPIEERDLKGL; the protein is encoded by the coding sequence ATGTTGCTCAGTTATCTGCGGTTGGTGCTGTTTGCCATTGGCTTGTTGGTCGGTGTGCAAGTGCCGGGCTTCATCAACGATTACGCCAAGCGCGTCGAAGCCCACCTGATCGAGGCCCAGACAGGCCTGCGCGGGTTCGAGTCCACCGCGCAGCAGTTCTTCAACGGTGACATGCAAGCTTTGGTGGCGCATTACCGTGCCAGTGACGATCCGGTGTTCCAGAGCGACGCGAGCAGCCTGGGCGCGATGCTCGACCGGCAGCTTGAGTTGGACAAGCAATTCCAGGCCATGCAAGGCCCCTGGTACATCCGCGCCCTGCAAGTGGCGGTGGCCGCCGATCCAGATATTCGCCTGGAAACCTGGAATGGCTACAGCTACCAGATATTGCTCACGCCCGAAGCCATGGGCTGGGGCCTGGGCGGGGCGATGCTGTTGTCGTTCGGTATCGAATGCCTGTATCGCCTGATCGATTGGGTGGTGCTGGGCGGCCGGCGCCTGCGCCAGAGCCGGCCGATCGAAGAGCGGGATCTCAAGGGCCTCTAA
- a CDS encoding aspartyl/asparaginyl beta-hydroxylase domain-containing protein, producing the protein MTFSLAAKLSVLLLFIGSTLYVHLRGKARLPMLRQFVNHSALFAPYNALMYLFSAVPSKPYLDRSKFPELDVLKDNWEVIREEAMHLFDEGYIRAAEKNNDAGFGSFFKKGWKRFYLKWYDKPLPSAEALCPKTVALVSSIPNVKGAMFALLPGGSHLNPHRDPFAGSLRYHLGLSTPNSDDCRIFVDGQVYAWRDGEDVMFDETYVHWVKNETDQTRVILFCDIERPLSNRLMTRVNRWVSKQLGRATAPQNLDDERVGGINQAYAWSKTFSDKFSGQVKQWKRKHPKAYRVARPVLAVIVLVLLWKWLFG; encoded by the coding sequence ATGACCTTTTCTTTGGCCGCCAAACTGTCGGTGTTGCTGCTGTTTATCGGCAGCACGCTGTACGTGCACCTGCGCGGCAAGGCCCGTTTGCCGATGTTGCGCCAGTTCGTCAACCATTCGGCGCTGTTCGCCCCGTATAACGCCTTGATGTACCTTTTTTCCGCGGTACCGTCCAAGCCCTACCTGGACCGCAGCAAGTTCCCGGAACTGGACGTGCTCAAGGACAACTGGGAAGTGATCCGCGAAGAGGCCATGCACCTGTTCGACGAGGGCTACATCCGCGCCGCCGAAAAGAACAACGATGCCGGTTTCGGCTCGTTCTTCAAGAAAGGCTGGAAGCGCTTCTACCTCAAGTGGTACGACAAACCCCTGCCATCGGCCGAGGCCTTGTGCCCGAAAACCGTGGCGCTGGTCAGCAGTATCCCCAACGTCAAGGGCGCGATGTTTGCGTTGTTGCCGGGCGGCAGCCACCTGAACCCGCACCGCGACCCGTTCGCCGGCTCCCTGCGCTATCACCTGGGGCTGTCCACGCCGAACTCCGACGACTGCCGCATCTTCGTCGACGGCCAGGTCTACGCCTGGCGCGACGGTGAAGACGTGATGTTCGACGAAACTTATGTGCACTGGGTCAAGAACGAAACCGATCAAACCCGTGTGATCCTGTTCTGCGACATCGAACGCCCGCTGAGCAACCGCCTGATGACCCGCGTCAACCGTTGGGTCAGCAAGCAGCTGGGGCGTGCTACCGCGCCGCAGAACCTCGACGACGAACGCGTGGGTGGGATCAACCAGGCGTATGCCTGGAGCAAGACCTTCAGTGACAAGTTCAGCGGCCAGGTCAAGCAGTGGAAGCGCAAGCATCCCAAGGCCTACCGCGTTGCGCGGCCGGTGCTGGCGGTGATTGTGCTGGTATTGCTGTGGAAGTGGTTGTTCGGCTGA
- a CDS encoding class II glutamine amidotransferase yields MCELLGMSANVPTDIVFSFTGLMQRGGRTGPHRDGWGIAFYEGRGLRLFQDPAASSESEVALLVQRYPIKSEVVIGHIRQANVGKVSLANTHPFVRELWGRNWCFAHNGQLADFTPRATFYRPVGDTDSEAAFCDLLNRVREAFPEPVDIEHMLPDLIAACAEYRSKGVFNCLLSDGDWLFCYCSTKLAQITRRAPFGPARLKDVDVIVDFQAETTPNDVVTVIATEPLTDNENWTRYEPGQWSLWRRGECVSQGVTE; encoded by the coding sequence ATGTGTGAATTATTGGGCATGAGTGCCAACGTCCCCACCGATATCGTGTTCAGTTTCACCGGGCTGATGCAGCGGGGCGGGCGTACCGGCCCGCACCGCGACGGTTGGGGCATCGCCTTCTACGAAGGCCGTGGCCTGCGCCTGTTCCAGGACCCGGCCGCGAGCAGCGAGTCGGAAGTCGCGTTGCTGGTGCAGCGTTATCCCATCAAGAGCGAAGTGGTGATCGGCCATATCCGCCAGGCCAATGTGGGCAAGGTGAGCCTGGCCAATACCCACCCGTTCGTGCGCGAACTGTGGGGGCGCAACTGGTGTTTTGCGCACAATGGCCAACTGGCCGATTTCACCCCCCGTGCCACCTTCTACCGACCGGTCGGCGACACCGACAGCGAAGCGGCATTCTGCGACCTGCTCAACCGCGTGCGCGAAGCCTTCCCCGAGCCGGTGGACATCGAGCACATGCTGCCGGACCTGATCGCCGCCTGTGCCGAATACCGTAGCAAGGGCGTGTTCAACTGCCTGCTCAGCGATGGCGACTGGCTGTTTTGCTACTGTTCGACCAAGCTGGCGCAGATCACCCGGCGCGCCCCGTTTGGCCCGGCCCGCTTGAAAGATGTCGACGTGATTGTCGATTTCCAGGCCGAAACCACTCCCAATGACGTGGTAACGGTGATCGCCACCGAACCTCTGACCGACAACGAAAACTGGACCCGCTACGAACCGGGCCAATGGAGCCTGTGGCGACGCGGTGAATGCGTCAGCCAGGGCGTTACCGAATAA
- a CDS encoding LysR family transcriptional regulator: MNLKFLETFVWVAKLKSFRLTAEKLFTTQASISSRIAVLESELGVKLFLRDSRGVSLTPEGLKVLDYAEQMMVTMQGLKQSLETTSSKVGRIRIGAMDTVIHTWLSPLVAELMSLFPRVEIELVADTALNLSDQLQKGFLDLILQTDLLRLESVRSLELGSHPMAWIVASQSIYNRDYASLAELAQERIITYSKNSCPHQDVLSLMQANGVAAPRMNCVNSVSAITRLLRDGFGIGALPPVLVSEELARGELVMLPMAQQLPNLQVVVSWRVGVELVEEIVGLCQKVVARYAEEVGEERMVLSN, translated from the coding sequence ATGAATTTGAAGTTCCTCGAAACCTTCGTCTGGGTGGCCAAGCTCAAGAGTTTCCGGCTGACCGCCGAAAAGCTGTTCACCACCCAGGCGTCGATTTCCAGCCGCATTGCCGTGCTCGAAAGCGAGTTGGGGGTGAAGCTGTTCCTGCGCGATTCGCGTGGCGTAAGCCTGACCCCGGAAGGTTTGAAGGTGCTCGATTATGCCGAGCAGATGATGGTGACCATGCAGGGCTTGAAGCAGTCCCTGGAAACCACCAGCAGCAAGGTCGGACGGATTCGGATCGGCGCGATGGACACTGTCATCCACACCTGGCTCAGCCCGTTGGTCGCTGAGTTGATGAGCCTGTTCCCGCGGGTAGAAATCGAATTGGTCGCCGATACTGCATTGAACTTAAGCGATCAGCTGCAAAAAGGCTTCCTGGACCTGATCCTGCAAACTGACCTGTTGCGCCTGGAAAGCGTGCGCAGCCTGGAACTGGGCAGCCACCCTATGGCGTGGATCGTCGCCAGCCAGTCGATCTATAATCGCGACTACGCCTCCCTCGCCGAATTGGCCCAGGAACGTATCATCACCTACTCGAAAAACTCCTGCCCCCATCAGGATGTGTTGAGCTTGATGCAGGCCAACGGCGTGGCCGCGCCGCGCATGAATTGCGTCAACTCGGTATCGGCCATCACCCGTTTACTGCGCGATGGCTTTGGCATTGGCGCACTGCCGCCGGTGCTGGTCAGCGAAGAGCTGGCACGGGGGGAATTGGTGATGCTGCCGATGGCGCAGCAACTGCCGAACCTGCAGGTGGTGGTGTCGTGGCGGGTCGGAGTGGAATTGGTGGAGGAGATTGTGGGGTTGTGCCAGAAGGTCGTTGCTCGCTACGCCGAAGAGGTCGGCGAAGAGCGGATGGTGCTGAGCAACTGA
- the cysK gene encoding cysteine synthase A encodes MSRIFADNAHSIGNTPLVQINRIAPRGVTILAKIEGRNPGYSVKCRIGANMIWDAESSGKLKPGMTIVEPTSGNTGIGLAFVAAARGYKLLLTMPASMSIERRKVLKALGAELVLTEPAKGMKGAIEKAAEIVAADPGTYFMPGQFENPANPAIHEKTTGPEIWNDTDGAVDVLVAGVGTGGTLTGVSRYIKHTAGKPILSVAVEPLVSPVITQALAGEEIKPSPHKIQGIGAGFVPKNLDLSMVDRVELVTDEESKAMALRLMQEEGILCGISCGAAMAAAVRLAEKPEMQGKTIVVILPDSGERYLSSMLFSDLFTEQENQA; translated from the coding sequence ATGAGCCGCATCTTTGCAGACAACGCGCACTCCATCGGTAATACGCCCCTGGTGCAGATCAACCGCATCGCACCGCGCGGGGTCACCATCCTGGCCAAGATCGAAGGGCGCAACCCAGGCTACTCGGTGAAGTGCCGCATTGGCGCCAACATGATCTGGGACGCGGAAAGCAGCGGCAAACTCAAGCCGGGCATGACCATTGTCGAGCCCACCTCCGGCAATACCGGGATCGGCCTGGCGTTCGTGGCGGCGGCACGCGGCTACAAACTGCTGCTGACCATGCCCGCGTCCATGAGCATCGAGCGTCGTAAAGTGCTCAAAGCCCTCGGCGCCGAGCTGGTGCTGACCGAACCGGCCAAGGGCATGAAAGGCGCGATTGAAAAAGCCGCAGAAATTGTCGCCGCCGACCCTGGCACCTACTTTATGCCGGGCCAGTTCGAAAACCCGGCAAACCCAGCCATCCACGAGAAAACCACCGGCCCGGAAATCTGGAACGACACCGACGGCGCCGTGGACGTGCTGGTGGCGGGCGTGGGCACGGGCGGCACCCTCACCGGTGTGTCGCGCTATATCAAGCACACGGCGGGCAAGCCGATTCTGTCAGTGGCAGTGGAGCCGCTCGTGTCGCCGGTGATCACCCAGGCGCTGGCCGGCGAAGAGATCAAGCCCAGCCCGCACAAGATCCAGGGCATTGGCGCCGGTTTCGTGCCGAAAAACCTCGACCTGTCGATGGTCGACCGCGTGGAGTTGGTCACCGACGAAGAATCCAAGGCCATGGCCCTGCGCTTGATGCAGGAAGAAGGCATTTTGTGCGGCATCTCCTGCGGCGCGGCCATGGCGGCGGCGGTGCGCCTGGCCGAGAAGCCGGAAATGCAGGGCAAGACCATCGTGGTGATCCTGCCGGACTCCGGTGAGCGCTACCTGTCGAGCATGTTGTTCAGCGATTTGTTTACCGAGCAGGAAAACCAGGCTTGA
- a CDS encoding MoxR family ATPase, translating into MKFEGTQAYVATDDLKLAVNAAITLKRPLLVKGEPGTGKTMLAEQLAESFGARLITWHIKSTTKAHQGLYEYDAVSRLRDSQLGVDKVHDVRNYLKKGKLWEAFESEERVILLIDEIDKADIEFPNDLLQELDKMEFYVYEIDETIKAKKRPIIIITSNNEKELPDAFLRRCFFHYIAFPDRTTLQKIVDVHYPDIKKDLVSEALDVFFDVRKVPGLKKKPSTSELVDWLKLLMADNIGEAVLRERDPTKAIPPLAGALVKNEQDVQLLERLAFMSRRGNR; encoded by the coding sequence ATGAAGTTCGAAGGCACCCAGGCCTATGTGGCTACCGATGACCTGAAACTGGCCGTCAACGCCGCCATCACCCTGAAGCGTCCGCTGCTGGTCAAGGGCGAACCGGGTACCGGCAAGACCATGCTCGCCGAGCAACTGGCCGAGTCCTTTGGCGCCAGATTGATCACCTGGCACATCAAGTCCACCACCAAGGCCCACCAGGGCCTCTACGAGTACGACGCGGTCAGCCGTCTGCGCGACTCGCAACTGGGTGTGGACAAGGTGCACGACGTGCGCAACTACCTGAAAAAGGGCAAGCTCTGGGAAGCCTTCGAGTCCGAGGAGCGGGTGATCCTACTGATCGACGAAATCGACAAGGCCGACATCGAGTTCCCCAACGACCTGTTGCAAGAGCTCGACAAGATGGAGTTCTACGTCTACGAAATCGACGAGACCATCAAGGCCAAGAAACGCCCGATCATCATCATTACCTCCAACAACGAAAAAGAGCTGCCGGACGCGTTCCTGCGCCGCTGCTTCTTCCATTACATCGCCTTCCCCGACCGCACCACCCTGCAAAAAATCGTCGACGTGCACTACCCGGACATCAAGAAAGACCTGGTCAGCGAAGCGCTGGACGTGTTCTTCGACGTGCGCAAGGTGCCCGGTTTGAAGAAAAAACCTTCCACCTCCGAGCTGGTGGACTGGCTCAAGCTGCTGATGGCCGACAATATCGGCGAAGCCGTGCTGCGCGAGCGCGACCCGACCAAGGCCATCCCGCCGCTGGCAGGCGCCTTGGTGAAGAACGAGCAGGACGTACAATTGCTGGAGCGTCTGGCGTTCATGAGCCGTCGCGGTAATCGCTGA
- a CDS encoding MFS transporter, with protein sequence MAGIAAATRKSRYHSRLFASLAMDTMTENDYLTAWGLYAFAALGCLLVWWRMTRWMWRWLREPLQLLMAVLLLSPTIVDPIKTQFAPAVAITALDLVLKVGNNAWRAISDLFMYTMIVFGLYIVFVLIRWPIERAANARRERKAATDAALAAEPEEDEPFHRPAPVGGMRVEPRL encoded by the coding sequence GTGGCCGGCATTGCAGCCGCGACACGCAAAAGCCGTTATCATAGCCGCCTCTTTGCCAGCCTTGCCATGGACACCATGACCGAGAACGACTATCTGACCGCTTGGGGCCTTTACGCCTTCGCCGCTTTGGGCTGCCTGTTAGTGTGGTGGCGCATGACCCGCTGGATGTGGCGCTGGCTGCGTGAGCCTTTGCAGTTACTGATGGCGGTGCTGTTGCTCAGCCCCACCATCGTCGACCCGATCAAGACCCAGTTCGCGCCGGCCGTGGCGATCACCGCCCTGGACCTGGTGCTCAAGGTCGGCAATAACGCCTGGCGCGCCATCTCCGACCTGTTCATGTACACCATGATCGTGTTCGGGCTGTACATCGTGTTCGTGCTGATTCGCTGGCCCATCGAGCGCGCCGCCAACGCCCGCCGCGAGCGCAAGGCCGCCACGGATGCCGCATTGGCCGCCGAGCCGGAAGAAGACGAACCGTTCCATCGCCCGGCGCCCGTCGGTGGCATGCGGGTCGAACCGCGCCTTTAA
- a CDS encoding biotin-dependent carboxyltransferase family protein has product MSRLLIEASTPLCLLQDAGRFGVRHLGVTQGGALDWVSMSWANWLLGNALDAPVVEITLGGFTVQAEDYCLLALAGADLGAFIDERAISPGRSFILQKGQRLRFTQPFKGARAYLAAPGGFDALQVLGSCATVVREELGGVDGLGKALVEGGRLAYSGTGGAMKVLANPDLQSGASLDVIVGAQIGQFSGQSLFDAFNTEWALDSRADRMGMRLLGTPLHYQGPSLISEGIPLGAIQVPPDGQPIVLLNDRQTIGGYPRLGALTPLSLARLAQCLPGEKVRMAPVVQETAHRQHIEYLRRF; this is encoded by the coding sequence ATGAGCCGCTTGTTGATCGAAGCCAGCACGCCGCTGTGCCTGTTGCAGGATGCCGGGCGTTTCGGCGTGCGCCACCTGGGCGTGACCCAGGGCGGTGCGCTGGATTGGGTGTCGATGTCGTGGGCCAATTGGCTGCTGGGCAATGCGCTGGATGCGCCCGTGGTGGAAATCACCCTGGGCGGCTTTACCGTGCAGGCCGAGGACTACTGCCTGCTGGCCTTGGCCGGTGCCGACCTTGGCGCCTTTATCGACGAGCGCGCCATCAGCCCAGGGCGCAGTTTTATCCTGCAAAAAGGCCAGCGCTTGCGCTTTACCCAGCCGTTCAAGGGCGCACGGGCTTACCTGGCGGCGCCGGGCGGGTTCGATGCGCTGCAGGTGCTGGGCAGCTGTGCAACGGTGGTGCGTGAGGAACTGGGCGGCGTCGACGGTTTGGGCAAGGCATTGGTCGAAGGCGGGCGCTTGGCTTATTCCGGTACAGGGGGCGCGATGAAGGTGCTGGCCAACCCGGATTTGCAATCCGGTGCCTCACTGGACGTAATCGTCGGCGCCCAAATAGGCCAGTTCAGCGGGCAGAGTTTATTCGACGCGTTCAACACCGAATGGGCGCTGGACAGCCGCGCCGACCGCATGGGCATGCGCTTGCTCGGCACGCCGCTGCACTATCAGGGGCCGTCGTTGATTTCCGAAGGCATTCCGTTGGGCGCGATCCAGGTGCCGCCGGATGGGCAGCCGATTGTGTTGCTCAATGATCGGCAGACTATCGGCGGTTATCCACGGTTGGGTGCGCTGACGCCTTTATCCTTGGCACGCCTTGCGCAGTGTCTGCCGGGCGAGAAAGTACGCATGGCGCCGGTAGTGCAGGAAACGGCGCATCGGCAGCACATCGAATATCTGCGCCGATTCTAA
- a CDS encoding 5-oxoprolinase subunit PxpA, producing the protein MSRLLLNCDIGESFGNWTMGLDAEVMPFIDCANVACGFHAGDPSIMRKTVSLAIKHAVQVGAHPAYQDLQGFGRRSMNYTPQEIQDLLHYQIGALDGICRAQGGRVSYVKPHGAMYNDMMANPAQLRAVIQAVAAYGDLPLMLLATRDNSAAQAVGDEYGVTLWFEAFADRAYDSQGHLVSRQLPGAVHHDAETIVNQAVTISRGEALSASDGSALVLQAHTLCVHGDNASSVAAVQRIRQALKPA; encoded by the coding sequence GTGAGCCGCCTGCTATTGAATTGCGACATCGGCGAAAGCTTTGGCAACTGGACGATGGGTCTGGACGCTGAAGTCATGCCGTTCATCGATTGCGCCAACGTGGCCTGCGGCTTCCATGCCGGCGACCCGAGCATCATGCGCAAGACCGTCAGCCTGGCGATCAAGCACGCCGTGCAAGTGGGCGCACACCCGGCCTATCAGGACCTGCAAGGCTTCGGCCGGCGCTCCATGAACTACACGCCCCAGGAAATCCAGGACCTGCTGCACTACCAGATCGGTGCGCTGGATGGGATCTGCCGGGCACAAGGGGGGCGCGTCAGTTACGTGAAACCCCATGGCGCGATGTACAACGACATGATGGCCAACCCCGCCCAGCTGCGCGCGGTGATCCAGGCCGTGGCCGCTTACGGCGACCTGCCACTGATGTTGCTGGCCACGCGCGACAACAGCGCGGCCCAGGCCGTGGGCGATGAATACGGCGTGACACTGTGGTTCGAAGCCTTCGCCGACCGCGCCTATGACAGCCAGGGCCATCTGGTTTCCCGCCAATTGCCGGGCGCGGTGCACCATGATGCCGAGACCATCGTCAATCAGGCGGTGACTATTTCCCGAGGTGAGGCCCTGAGCGCCAGCGATGGCAGCGCCTTGGTCTTGCAGGCCCACACGTTGTGCGTCCACGGTGATAACGCCAGCTCGGTGGCTGCGGTGCAGCGTATCCGCCAGGCGTTGAAACCAGCATGA
- a CDS encoding DUF748 domain-containing protein has product MKRRYSWPLWTLAGLVLVLVAVHIALPYLVRNYLNERLANMGDYRGEIADVDLALWRGAYRINGLQIVKVDGKVPVPFIKAPLIEFAVSWHSLWYDHAVVAEGHFVRPEVNFVDGGANKQASQTGKGTDWQEQLRKLLPITLNEVRIEDGKISFHNFSSTPKVNLNATGVNASFYNLTNVVDVKGKRDARFEGKALLQDQAPLEANATFDPLSDFEEFEFRLRARDLQLKRMNDFASAYGKFDFKAGTGDVVIEAQAEKGQLSGYIKPLLRDVEVFDWQQDVENKDKNIFRSIWEAVVGASETVLKNQRKNQFATRVELSGSVHQQNVSAFSAVIAILRNGFIQAFNARYEQPKPSAD; this is encoded by the coding sequence ATGAAACGTCGTTACAGCTGGCCGCTCTGGACCCTCGCCGGGCTGGTGCTGGTACTGGTTGCCGTGCACATCGCGCTGCCTTACCTGGTGCGCAACTACCTGAATGAAAGGCTCGCCAATATGGGCGACTACCGTGGCGAAATTGCCGATGTGGACCTGGCTTTATGGCGCGGCGCCTACCGGATCAACGGTCTGCAGATCGTCAAGGTGGACGGTAAGGTACCGGTGCCGTTCATCAAGGCGCCGCTCATCGAGTTCGCAGTAAGCTGGCATTCGCTGTGGTACGACCATGCGGTGGTGGCCGAAGGGCATTTCGTACGCCCCGAGGTCAATTTCGTCGACGGTGGCGCCAACAAGCAGGCCTCCCAGACCGGTAAAGGCACCGACTGGCAGGAACAACTGCGCAAGCTGCTGCCGATCACCCTCAACGAAGTGCGCATCGAAGACGGCAAGATCTCGTTTCATAACTTCAGCTCCACGCCCAAGGTCAACCTCAACGCCACCGGGGTCAACGCCAGTTTCTACAACCTGACCAACGTGGTGGACGTCAAAGGCAAGCGCGATGCGCGTTTCGAGGGCAAGGCGCTGTTGCAAGACCAGGCGCCCCTGGAAGCCAACGCCACCTTTGACCCGCTGAGCGATTTCGAAGAGTTCGAATTTCGCTTGCGCGCCCGCGACCTGCAACTCAAGCGCATGAATGACTTCGCCTCGGCCTATGGCAAGTTCGACTTCAAGGCCGGCACCGGCGACGTGGTGATCGAAGCCCAGGCCGAAAAAGGCCAACTGAGCGGTTATATCAAGCCGCTGCTGCGCGATGTCGAGGTGTTCGACTGGCAGCAGGACGTGGAAAACAAAGACAAGAACATCTTCCGCTCGATCTGGGAGGCTGTGGTTGGCGCCAGCGAGACGGTGTTGAAGAACCAGCGCAAAAACCAGTTCGCCACCCGCGTGGAGCTGAGCGGCAGCGTGCATCAACAAAACGTCAGTGCGTTTTCCGCGGTGATCGCGATTCTGCGCAACGGGTTCATCCAGGCGTTCAACGCGCGCTATGAACAACCCAAGCCCAGCGCCGATTAA